The region CCTGGGTTGAAGTATCCCTTCTCTAGCTGCTTGCCCACATCCCATTAAGATCCTAActcttttgctgccttttccagGACAGTCCTGAGACCTGGTACACAAAAATGGATCCAGTCCAGGCTGAAGAACTGGCCTCCAATGTAGTAGACATCCCCAGAGACATGGCAAGGATGCAGTCCACAGGtgtgtgcagagctgggggTACAGTCACTTAAATTACACCCTTTACTTTCAGGGGGAAAAGGCAGCTCAGGAAGCAGGAGACCAGGGTGGGGGTCTAGGGAAAAAGGGAGTAACAGTAGAAGGATCTCTTTGTAATCCGATGTTTGTATAGCTGCATCCTGTGTTGCAGGACCCAGAGCTCACAGGGCTGTTTTGTCCTTTCAGAGACAAACCCTGGACTGAGCTGAACAAACAGGAAACAGAGGGCAGCAGCACATGCCTCACCTCTGTcctcccccaccctgcccctctgcctgctccttcccagaGGACAGGTTGTGTGGGGCCACCTGGACCCAGGTTGCACACAAGGGCCATGGCAGCACCTTGCTGCACCTGAGCCAGTGCCCAGCTTTGCACTTCTGCCCTCAAAAACAGATTTTGGTGGGCTACTGAACATGTGTATTTTATGTGGCATGTTAGCCACAGGAAATATATgtgaaaaaatgtgaagtaaCACCCTGGGGCTATCTTCAAAGCCTAAGTAAACTTCAGTGGTACAAGGGAGTCTCACAGGGCCCTTCCTACTTCCCTGATGTCACAAGAGCTGAGCCACTCACTACATGCTGAGCTTTGCTCAGGTGCAGGATAGGTGCCCTCTAAACCAGCTTCCCCCCTTGCTAGGCAAGTTCTACCCAGCAAGGTCTCAAAATCAAGAGACAAAATTTATTTAgagttatttttatgtaaacatTACAAGTgtaaagactttaaaaaagaaacttcatcCAAGAAATCAGCCTATCTCTGCAGCACCAGCCAGTCTTTAGGGGCTGTTAGACTTTACCAAAATCagcaagaaatatattttataagatAGAAGATAATTAAATCCAGGAACATTTATTTATCaaacttcttaaaatactgattttttacAATTACATAtagtccattttctttctagaaaagcCAGACTTGCAACAGTTTTGCAATGTTTCAAGCACATCTGGAAATGTTATATGTACACTAGAAAACTATACACGTGTATCTAGTACTATTAGAGGAGATCATTGTCACTAGCAAAGGGCCAGATGCTAGACACATCTAGCAGACTCTCAGGCTCCCCTCCCGAAGCCTTGCAGGGGGTGTGTGTCTAGCACTCTGCTGAGTACCCTGATACCAGGCCATGAAGAGAGAGAGGCTGCCGTGTTCACTGCCCTCAGGCACGCGTGACCTGCGGACACTCTACCACATTTAAAATAGGAGTTAGACAAACCACCAACAAACATGCAAGACATACAGAAGACTGCTTGTGAACCAGGTTTTGCTGTATTTACTAAGGCCTCTGCCGGCTCATCTGCTTGCTGGCTTGCTCCTCCAGTTGCATGGCAGCCCCCAGGGCATCCAGCGTTTCTGTAAAGGAAGACAGTGACAGGGTGACTGACCCGGAGGCTGAACTCCCCAGCCCAGCTATTCTCCTCAGGAGCTCAGCAGGGCTCTGCAAGGGCCACACAGGGAAGTGAACTGGGCAAGAACTGTTCAGCCAACATCAAATCCTGCCTGGTCCCACAAAGCTCTTCAGCTGTACTTATTCATTTCTACTCATCAGTTTCAAGCCTGCAGTTTGCAGTTCAAACTAGGTGCCACTAATCCAACCATCCCAGAGGGCCAGATTTCCCTGGCCTGTAAGGCAGAGAGGGCAGTAGGGCATTTACTCTTGTTATCTTGTCACCACCCCTCCACGGTGAACAGAGGGATACAGCTGTCAGGCTGCATTTGAGATTGGAGGACAGTCAGGgctgtttaagaaaaaagtcactACTTCAGGTTAACACCTCACTTTGATGCCACAATTTTCAGCCTCATTAAAGTTAAAAACCGCACAGCCCTGTTTTTGAGGCAAAGACTGTGCCAGCTGTAATGGCTCAAGTAGCAATCAAAGCCCAAGTtactgcaacagcagcagaaaagtaGCAGTTACCAGTGTAGCTTCCCCTGTCCTAGTCAGGCAGTCTATGTACCTGGCACTCTGGTACGATGTGTCAGCCGAGCTCATACATCTGCCTTGCTGCCTCTCTACCACCACTTCAACACGCGTGGCCCAAACGAAGGCAGGCGGTGCTCAGGGAACAGGCAGCTGACATACTcctgcacagagctgggagGTCTCCAAACTGGGTCAGAACTGAACAGTTGGAGGGATTTTGTTGCACATTAAGTAATGCCCTATACTAAGGCAAAAGCATGCCAAACACAGGTGCTGGCAGACATGGCATTTCAGTATATGCCTGGCAGACACTTGCTATAAGTGAATCAGTACTAAGGCCTGATATCCATGAAAACTGGAGTGGAAACAGTGGGCATACCCCTATGAATCCCTAGAACATGGCACTGGGACCTGTttctcaaaatctgttttttggCCAAGGCAAGAGGTAAACTATGTAACCAACCAGCAAAACACACTTCAGCTCATCTGCTCTTGGTGGATATTGCATTCTGCTCAAGGGAAGGCAGTTTTACATGGCAGTGCAAAGCAAGTTACTAGCCAAAATTTTACTTTGGAAAGTGCAGACAATAGGACATTTCAGATCTGTCCCTATGATCACCTAGGAAAGTGATCTGAACCTTAAGCTATGCAGAAGGAGTGGGTGCTCAAACCCCCATAGGTATGCTGGTGTTACTTTCAggtctttgaaaaaaagattagtgACAGTGCTAGTCAGAGACAGGCACTAACATACCTCTGACACTAAGGAAGTTTCTTGAGCTCCCCTCTACAAAGTGCTTAGCTCTGCTCACAAAGGTCTCGAGATCATAGTCTGGTTGCTCCGTGATTCCCAAGAGGTAGTCAAGTTCAGTCGTCATTCTCTACATTTACAAGGATAACAGTGATGAGAAATTGACTTTCTGGAAATTCAATTAGTTTCTTTAAATCTGGCACACAGAGCTGAGCTTCTACAGACCAGTACCAGTCAGTGCTCATTAGCAGCAAGTAGAGGTTGCTAGTTGGCAGGCAATGGGGACCAGCTGGCCACAAGCACTGAAATGCCCCAGTTTAACCAGTTGGGCAGGAAACCACAGGAAAAAGTTGGCAGTGAGGAAAAAGTAACACCACTGACAGCATCTTGCAGTACAGCCCACAGCCTACTCAGCAGCACTTGGCTCAGGTAAGACAAGGTGTTATCAGCATGTAgaaggcagcctgggctgggctTGCCTCTTCCACATACCTGTCTCAGTTCTCTAAGCTGTTCTACAACCTTCTCCTCCCGTTCACTAATTTGAGTCATAGCCTCACGGAAGTTGAACATGTGGGGAGAGATATCTTCTTCCTCATCCTTGGAGAGCTGCAAGAAACAGCCCAAGTAAGAACAGCAAGTTGTTCCCAGCTTTGAGATCTGTTCAGCCCactgcacacacatacattgTGACCTGAGCCTTCTCCACTGGTCTCTGTTTCCTCATTCTCAGTCTCCATCTGATTCTGTGTTTCACCACCTCCATTATGAGGGCTGAGCTCTTTCACTCTGCAACAAGAAGATTTGTCACTCAAACTCTTCTTCCAGCAGTTGCTGGGCTACAGCACCACAAACGAGCTACTGCAATCAGTCAGTGCTCAGCAAGAAACATTCGGCTGCGCTTAAAAAGTCACACATTACCGCCCCCAGAGCAAGCTCATATGGGCAGAAACCCCAGAGGGCTGTGGGAAGGAAAGCTGAGAGATGTTTGTCTCCATGCCCAATCTAGGACCTCTCCTGGAGGGAAGTGTCCAAGTACACAATGCTAATGGCCAGCAATGCCTTTCACAGAAGCTGTCTTCCACATGTCCACATGACCAACTAAGAGAACTTagtatggaaagaaaaggaataaggTTGATTTTTCCCAGAAGACCCACTGTGCCAGAACAGGTCTATAAGGATAAAAGCCATGGCTGATGACATGGTATTAGAGGTAGATGTCAGATACTAGCTGGGCATTTCATTCCAATTACTACCATCAGCTTCATATTTCCAGCGAGTTTCAGCCTAATACCCCCTTTCTTAGAGCTTGAACTTGCCTTGTGCCCTAAGAACCCAGTGGGCCCAACACAAGACTAGAATCTTACTGAAGCACGCTAAGTCAGATGTTGCATTTTGTCCTGTACTTTCAGGTGAGCAGGAATGACTGtccaccagaagaaaaaaatgcaacttcaATCCAGAACCCAATCGGGGAATCTGTCAAGACTCACAATGTTCCTGAATGCTTATGACAAGAATTACCATATACCCTTTCAGAGAGTGGAATGCTTTCCAGGAAGGAACCAAGCAGCCTTTTGTGAAGTAAATGAAGGAAAGCTACCAAGCCTGAAATGTGCAAGTGTCATCTTGTTAACACATGACAAAAGTCACAGTCTTCTTTTTACTTGTCACCTCACCGGAGAGGCATAGAGGCATGTAAAGCAGAGACCGGGAGGCACTCACTGCTCTGTCACAGGGGTTCCAGGTATCAGCAAGACTCACAGGGAAACCTGGGGCTCAGTCCCTGCAAATCTACCTTGCCCTGCAGGTACCCAAGATCAACCATGGGGCACTCAAAACACACACTCCCACCATCTGCTTCGAGGTCTTTGAGTTCTCCAGGTCCTTCAGATTTTGCCCAAAGTCTCCAAGGTGCCATACCCTATTAGTTCATATCAAAGTCCATCAAGAACACCAAGTGTTTTGTGTCATCTGTAGGGCCATGTCAGGGACACATTCTTGGCACACCACTTACAGATGGGACCCAAAGTACTAGAAAAAGTCAAGGGCATAGAGGTAACCATTCAGGACAGAGTAAACTCCCTACAAAAGACAGGGCAGTCTGAAGTCTAGCGTGAGAGACTCCTCTGAGGAAAGGAGACATTAGTGACGGTTTAATACAATCTCTATTATGTCTCACACAGAGAACACTCAGGTTAGTTTCATAAGACAGCTCTAAGATAATTTGCTCCTAACAACCAACCTCCAAATTACCATTACAGGCAATGACAAGAGAGCTTTTGGTCAGAATAAAAGCAGCCAAAACACCTTCTGCAACGAGAGTAAATCCCCAGGTCAGAAAGGCCATTACCTGTCAGCGTATCTCAGTGTGTTTAAGGTGTACTCACACGAACTCATGCCTGGAGAAATCATTGCTATCTGCAAACAGAACAGAAGACCTCAGTGACTCCCACATCTGACTTTTGCTCATGTTAGTGGTCCTACAGATCTCACCAGGCAGCTGGGACACATTAGGGCAAAGGGTCAGAGTTAAGACATTCTGTTAagtccatttttctttatagcttCTGTGGGACATGCCAGTGGCCCTGCATCCAGCTTTCCACTGGCTTTGTGTACACCCACTGTGCTGCACCCTCCACAGGAAGCAAAGCCCTTTGAGAGCACACCAGGCTCTACTGTAGATTCACTGTATGAAAGTGACTTCTGCAGCCCTGCTTCTACTGGGGCTGGGCATAGCTCACCCATTTTTTCATCTCAGTCACCATGGGGGAGTGGAGGAGGAAActgtatgactttttttttgcagagaacTGAAGCTTTTTGACTTCAAAGTCCTCTCACTCTAGAAGAGCATGCAGCTATTTGGTCAAGTTGCAGAACCCATAAGCAGTGTGTATGTTTGTGCCATGCACATACTCACCATACAGGTCCTTGAGTTTGCTCCTATGAAAGAGTCTCTTAGCACCTGGGTCAGCTTGCTCTCCCGGAAAGGGGTATGAGATTTGTTCTGCCCTAAAGCTCGGATACATTcctaagaaaagacaagtctTGTGAATGCAATATCTGCATCTCTTCTCAAAAAGCTCTGCAAGCTATCAACCACCAGTTGCTGGTAAACCCAACAGGCTGGAGAATAGTCATCTCTATTGCTCTGTAAGTGCTTCACAGCCTTTTAAATATACTCCAGGTATTTGACTGTCACAGGACAGCTGCTATATCCAtcatatgtaaaaaaaaaaaccaaacttgaaTGAAACTTGAAATGGCTGTACCAGTGTCTGGCCTGACAAGACTGcactgctttcctggaaatattCTAAATGGAAGTACACACCATTTTCAGGGTTGTTAACATACTAAACTAGGCTCTTTTTGgctgttcttttctcttgcactggaaagaaacagaacagataACCCCAGAGTTGAACAGAATCCATGTGTGGATTAGCACTATTTGCTCCCGGAGCTATAGCTCACCTTCAAAGCCAGCAAGCTCTTATTGATTTCTGCACCTTCCATTCGTGTCTGCCGGTCAGCACTAGATGTGTCTGCACCCCTCTCATTTCCTGCCAGATCCACCAAGGAAAATTTGCCAAGCAGTTTCCCTCTTCGGCGTAGTATGATTTGGAAGCAGGCATGTGACCGTGAAGAGCTAGCATTTGCAAAAGTCTGCCCAGATGTCCTACAGCAAAGATGCAAACAAGTATTAGAACTGTGTCACAGAAGACGCAACAGGTCCCAACAGTGCTAGACAAGACCTGCAGCCATTCAGTTAAGTTGTTTAACCTCCCAGGTTTTATGCCACACATTAATACTTCAAGTTTGCATGAGTTATGGAATTACCTGTGATAAGAGCACAGAAGGACTGCTGTGAGAAATATGAACCTGCACCCCAGTTGTAGAGATTTAAGGCTATTTAAGCTGCTTGGCTCAACTCAGCCAGCCTACTGGAATGCCTTTCTGACTGCTAATGCCTTACATGCATTTGGAGCTGGAAGACATACCTTCAGCACTGCATCTCCCTGCCTCAGAGCAGGCCACATGTCATTTTCCTAATGCGTCTGCCATTACACAGTACGTGCAGCCAAGCTTCCCACTAAACAGCATTAGCTGTGCTAGCACATTACAATCATGGTAAATCCCCTTCTCCAGCCAAGCTGGCTTGGCACTTTACCTCTGCTGTGCAACTACACCTGCCCCATCACTGCAAGACACAGACTGGAGTCTTATAAGTTACCATAAACCTCCCTGTGACCTTCACTGTCATTTATTCCCTGAGAAGGCTGGCAGGCTCACTGTCCCACCTGCATCCCTACTActgggggaaaggaagggaggttGTCCTAAAGTGAGGCAGGAGTCTGAAGTGTTAAACAGTTCTTGGCTGAATtctcagccaaaaaaaaccaTGCACAGCAGAGTGCTGAATGAGCTTTCAGGATGTGCATATCTGCACATGCAGTGTAATACAGAAGCCAAGGAGTTCTCATTTGCCTAGTAATGTTTCCACAGCAGTTGCAACTTAACTGAGACAGATAAGACTTGGTAATACAAATTTTAGCTGCTGATTAAAGACACCAGTACGACGGTAGAGTTGTCCTGACCACAGCCTTCCTGCCAGGATGATGAGCCAAGCCTACAGCTGTCCCTTGGCATCTGCTCTCAAGGATTCTTTAGACAAGATCCCTGAACGACATGCAGCATTTTTGTTGCCATTGGAATAGCTCATCTGGCCTGCAGTTAAGCCAAAGCATTTGTGCACCTGTAGGTTGATGCCAGCTGCTCTTCCTTGATCTTACAAGCCCACAGGGAGCTACTTGTGCTCCTGTAAACTAGCTGATACTTCTAGAAACCAGCTAGACTGCTCAGTTTAGCTGTGGCACCAGGGCAGCCATCTCCTCATGTGAATAGTTTCTCTCTTCTTGGAGTTACATGAGGACATGTGAACCATGAACTCTGACCTTCTCTATGGAAGGCAGGCTAAACCCATCCCTGCTAGCCCTTTATTCTGTAACCACCTTCTTGTATTTACGCAGAGGTGCCGCTCAGTGCCTGCCTATTACTGGGAACAGCAAGCTTCTGTTTAAGTCTCAAAGCACCAGCTACAGAcattatataatttttctaGACATGGAGATACAACAGGACATGACTCTTCTTATTGGTTTTAAGGCACCAAACCTGCAGGCACTGCCCATCTCAATCATTCTGATGACATCCTCAGCACAGCCGACTTGTCTCTCTTGGAGACCAACAACCTGGACCTGCTGCTTGCCATCCTCCAGGACCCGAAGCTTTGCCTTCTTATTCAAGAGGTCAAACACCTATATTCAGGCAACAAGATTGAGGCAAATCTGAACAAAGTCTCCTTGTAAGTATTTTATACTGTCTTTATAGGAAGTTATATAGAAACAGCACCTTTAACATAGGCTTCCAATTCAATTCCAAACACACCAACAATAGACTATATAGAACTATAGTAAGTTTCACTCAGCTACTTATGAAACATTCAACCAAAAAAGTCAggtcaagatttaaaaaaaaaagtcttacctTTCCATTGtatatttcaaagaaagtcACATAGACTTCCAGGTCCTGACTCCTGTACCTGGGCTGGtttaggaggaggaagacatCTTGTGCTAGTGAGGAAAGGCAGAAGTTTAGTTAACTAGTTTAAAACATGTTCTAGTTGCTACTTGGTCTACTTTCAAATATTGCACAGTCATAAGGCAGCATCTAGCAGCTGAATGACAGTCATCCTAAACAAATGCTGGTGAAACAATTAGTGCTGTGCTACCATCTGGAGAACTGTTTCAGCAGCATCCTCATCCAGGGACTGAAAACACAGGGGGATATGGAAGTTTCTGCTGCTAATGTCACCCACAGACAACAATCCTTACTGAGCTGGGGGAACACTGGGATCTGCTATAGTTTTGGACAGGCCTGAAAAAGTCATGTATTTGTGTTTCAAGCGCTTCTTGTGGAAAGCCCAGAAAACATGCATCCCTGAGCgtctgcattgctgctgtttggagACAATATACCAGATTAGTTGACCCTTTGGCTGGATCCAGTGCAGCTTTTTCACAATTAGGCTTCAGACTTTGAAATtgagctgaaaagcaaagactttCCTTCAGCGCCAGTCATAACTAAT is a window of Gymnogyps californianus isolate 813 chromosome 8, ASM1813914v2, whole genome shotgun sequence DNA encoding:
- the KIF2C gene encoding kinesin-like protein KIF2C isoform X2, which gives rise to MSVITESQCSLQENEMGVDPCTSTQTRNNLSVPVRRRSNIVKEMEKMKNKREEKRAQISEIRTKRAQEFDSSCPNWEFARMIKEFRATLDCQPISITDPIEEHRICVCVRKRPLNKQELLKKECDVITVPSKCVLLVHEPKQKVDLTKYLETQAFRFDFSFDESSSNEMVYRFTARPLVETIFEGGKATCFAYGQTGSGKTHTMGGDFSGRAQNASKGIYAFASQDVFLLLNQPRYRSQDLEVYVTFFEIYNGKVFDLLNKKAKLRVLEDGKQQVQVVGLQERQVGCAEDVIRMIEMGSACRTSGQTFANASSSRSHACFQIILRRRGKLLGKFSLVDLAGNERGADTSSADRQTRMEGAEINKSLLALKECIRALGQNKSHTPFRESKLTQVLRDSFIGANSRTCMIAMISPGMSSCEYTLNTLRYADRVKELSPHNGGGETQNQMETENEETETSGEGSGHNLSKDEEEDISPHMFNFREAMTQISEREEKVVEQLRELRQRMTTELDYLLGITEQPDYDLETFVSRAKHFVEGSSRNFLSVRETLDALGAAMQLEEQASKQMSRQRP